Below is a genomic region from Sulfuricaulis sp..
AAGCGCAAGCTGATGAACTTGGTGTAGAACGTGTGAAAGCCGTCAGGCGTCAGGTTCAGCCCAGAGAAATCCTGCGCCAGTTCCCGCTGCTGAGCCCTTTCTTTCCTTCGTTTGCTAGTTGTTTTTTTCATGAATGGAAAAGCTCGCTCAATATCCTGCCCCGTTTTCATGATATTGAACCGTCCTGTAGTTCTAATGGAAACTAGGATAACGGATAAAGCAGGGGTTTTCTACCGCCGGGCTGGCGCCCCGGGAACGGTCGTAGCTTAGAGACTGTGTCAGAACAAATACAAAAATCATGAACCACGGGGTCCACGGGGAGAAATGAATAGGATCATGCCTTCATCCCAGCCTGGTTTTCCCCGTGCTCCCCGTGGTTGAAATTCTTAACTATTACCCAGCATGTTCCGCAGGTTGGCGACATGGATGTCGGCGCGGCCGAGCATAGCCTGAGCATCAGGCTCCCGGTCCGGCTCCTCCCACTTGAGGTCATCCGATGGTAATTCCCTGAGGAAACGGCTGGATTCGCAGATGATGACCTCGCCGCCGCGCTTGCGCCGGTCGACAAAGGAGAATGTCAGCGTTTGGCGCGCGCGCGTCATGGCCACGTAGGCGAGACGGCGTTCTTCTTCCACGCCGGCCTCCGACTTGTTCTGATGTTGCGGCATCAGGCCTTCTTCCATGCCGACGATGAAAACATGCGGAAATTCCAGGCCCTTGGCGGCGTGCACGGTCATGAGCGAAACCAGATCGCCGGGATTTTCCTGATCGCCTTTATCCAGGATGCCCGAGAGCGTCAGCCGCGCGACCAGGTCGCTGAGCGTCAAGTCCTCTTCCTGGCGCGCGAGACGCTGGATCCAGCCCACCAGTTCCAGCACGTTTTCCATGCGGCGTTGTGCGATCTTTTGATCGTTGCAGATGTCCTTGAGCCAATCTTCATAATGCAGGTCGGTCAGCATGTCGCACACGAGTTTGCCCGGCTCATCATCTTCCGACTTGGTGATCATTTCCATCAGCCAGTGCGTGAAACCGCGCAACGTTGTTTCCTGACGTGCGGTAAGTTTCGTGTCGATGCCGGGATCCATGGACGCTTGCAACAGGCTCGTGTTCAGTTCGGCGGCATGCGCGGAGAGCAGCTCCAGTGTGGCCGGAACGATTTCGCGCCGCGGCGTGTTGATCACGCGCAGGAAGGCATTGTCATCGCCCGGGTTGCATAGCAGGCGCAGATAGGCCATGACGTCCTTGATCTCGGTCTTGTCGAAGAATGACGTCCCGCCGCTCTGAAAATGCGGAATGCGCCGCTCGCGCAACACGCGCTCGAGCACGCGCGACTGATTGTTCTCCCGGAACAGGATGGCGTAATCCCTGAAATCCGTGTTGTTCTTGAATTTGTGATTCAGCAATTCGGAAATAACGCGCTCGGCCTCGTGCTCCTCGCCGCGTGCCCGCAGCACGCGCAGCGACTCGCCGTAATCGCGGTCGCACCACAGCGATTTCTCGAAGAGATGGGAGTTATTCGCAATCAGGGCATTGGCGGCCTTGAGAATCCGCCCGCTCGAACGGTAGTTCTGCTCGAGCTTGATTACCTTAAGTAGCGGGAAATCCTGTTGCAGCTGTTTCAGGTTCTCCGGATGTGCGCCGCGCCAGGCATAGATGGACTGGTCGTCATCGCCCACCACGGTGAGCGCACCGCGATCGCCGGCCAGTAGTTTGACGAGCTGGTACTGGCATAAATTTGTGTCCTGGAATTCGTCCACCAGCAGGTAACGCACGCGCTGGCGCCATTCCGCCAGTAGTTCCGGGTGCTCCTGGAGGAGCCGCACCGGCTTGAGGATGAGGTCGTCGAGATCCATGGCGTTGTACGCCTGGAGGTGGCGTTCGTATTCGCCGTAGATCCGCGCTGCCACGTCCTGGATGGTTTCGCCCCCGGCCGTGAGTGGCGCTTCCGCTGGCGACACCAGGTTGTTTTTCCATAACGAGATCTGGTGCCGTACGGCCTCGGCAGGGTTAATCTTGCCGGTGTATTGTCCGCGCAGTAGCTTGCTGAGCAGTGCCTGGCTGTCTTCGCCGTCGTACAGCGAGAAGCCCGGCCGGTAACCGATATCGCTCAGGTGCTCGCGCAGGATTTTCAGGCCGAAGGTATGGAAGGTCGAGATGAGCAGTTCCTTGCTGTATTCGCCGTTCATCAGATCGGACACGCGCGATTTCATTTCGCGTGCGGCCCTGTTGGTGAAGGTGATGGCGACGATATGGCGCGGGGCAATGCCGTAGTCGCGGATAAGCCAGGAGATTTTACGGGTAATGACGGAGGTCTTGCCGCTGCCCGCGCCCGCCAGCACCAGCAGGGGGCCATTGACGTACTGCACGGCCGCTTTCTGTGGCGGGTTCAGTTTAGGCAATTCCGCTGGATCGTGATAGGAAGTGTCATGACTGGACGGGCATTCTAACCTTAATTCACAGTCGTTTGAAAGAAAAGTTTCCGGAAAAATTTATCTTCATTCCAGTTGCTCAAGAAAGTTTTTCATGCGTTCCCGCGTCGCGGCGGGTTTGTCCAGCAGCTGGCCAATGAGATCGAACAGGGCGTGGTGGCGGGAGCCGAACAACCGGTGGGCACGCACCATCTTCAGGGTGTGCACGCCTTCGCCTTCAAGCGCGCCGGTTTGGCCACGAACCAGCCGACGACCCAGCTCGTGATGGTGGGAGCCCTTGCTGGTGGCCGTGGTAATCAGGTCGCCAAGGCCGGCGAGTCCGTGCGCCGCGCCCGCCGAACCGCCCAGACCGGTGACGATGCGCTCCAGCTCGTGCATGGCCGCCGTGGCAAGATAGCCCCGCATGTTGTCACCCAGGCCCAGCTCGTCTGCCACGCCGAACAGGATGGCGTAAACGTTCTTGAGCACGGCCGACCAGGAAATGCCCTCGGTGTCGGCGCTGTGTTCGAGGTAAAGCGAGGTACCGGCAAAGACATCGCGCAGGCGAGCAAAGATTTCAGCCCGTGCGGCGCCGGCTTGGGCGAAGGCCGGACGTCCGGCGCGGATTTCCTCCGAAATCATCGGTCCGTAAAGCACGGCAATTGGGGCTTCCGGACCCAGCGCTTGGGTAAGTGCCCGCGCCGCCGTGCGTCCCTCGTCGTCGAGCCCCTTGGCGATACTGACGCAGAACGTGTCCGGGCGCAGACGGGGCCGCAGCCGGGTGGCCAGCTCGAAATGGGGATTGGCCGGCAGACAGAAGATAATGATGTCCTGTTGTCCGGCGATGGATTCCAGTTCGACGGCAAGGCTGCCTGGTTGGGAGCGACGCTGCCAGACCGTGAGCGTGTGGCGCTGTTGCAGGAGGTATTCCATAGCCCGGCCCATTTCGCCGTGGCCGAGGATGAGGATTTGATATTTATTTTTCACCGCCAAGTCGCCAAGACGCCAAGAATTCAGAAAGTCTAACGAATCCCAGGGTTAAAATCCTGAATTTCATTGGCGTCCTTGGCGTCTTGGCGGTTAAGCACATATAGTTCCAGAGCATGACTAATCGAATTATTTTCGTCCCGGGGAAAAATCCCAAGCCGCCCGCGGAAGAGCACCGGCGTCAGTTGGTGCGCAGCCTGCTCCGGGGTGTCGAGCGCGCCGACCCCGCTGTGGCGCTGGAGATCGAACGCAAACCCGACAGCTTCCAGTGCATCTCGTGGAATCCGCTCTACTATCAAAGCTACAAGCCGCTGGACGAGGATCTGCCGTGGATCGAGGCGTTGCTGAAGCAGGTTGGCCCGACCCAGGAAGATGTGCAGGAGGCGCTATCGGTTCGCCGTCGCTTCGCCTGGGTGCTTTATACGGTGGCGGATCTGTTTCATTTTCTCATTCCGTTGCTGCCGGACCCGGTCGTGAGGGCTACGATCCGGGAAACCGCGCGTTACTTCAGCAACGACGGAGGCATCGGCCAGCAGGTACGTGAGTTGCTCAAGGTGCCACTGCGTAAAATGCTGGAGGCGGGAGATCGTATCCTTATTATTGGCCACAGCATGGGTTCCGTGATCGCCTACGACAGCCTGTGGGAATTGACGCACATCGAGAAAAACCCCGGCCGGATCGACCTGCTCTCGCTGGGCAGCCCCTTGGGTATGCGCTTCACGCAGCAGCGCCTGCTGGGCGTGCGTGAAAAGGGGACGCAGCGTTATCCCCAAAATATCCGGCACTGGACCAACATGACCGCGCAGGGCGACCTCACGGCCCCGGATCCCACGGTGCGCGATGATTTCAAGGCCATGCTGAAGCTGGGCGTGGTGGAGTCGATCACCGATGTGAATGGCGGACTCTTCAATTATTTTCGCAATGAGCGGGGACTGAACGCGCATCGTTCCTATGGCTACCTCGTCAACCCCCGGGTGGGCGAGGTCATCGCGAACTGGTGGAAAGAGGGCGGATGAAATGAAACAGATGATGCGGTGGAAATTCGCCATGCTTGTGGCGCTGGGCTTGTGCGGGCTTGGACCGGTTTCCGCTGTCTGGGCAGAGGCCGACAGGCTTCCCGAGCCGGTGGCGGCGGCGCTGAAGCGCCATGGCTTCCCGACGCGCGGCCTGAGTCTCTATGTGCAAGAAATCGGTCAGGACGAGCCGGTATTGTCCATTGCGGCCAATCAGCCTCGCTTTCCCGCCTCGACCATCAAGCTGCTCACCACGCTGGCGGCGCTGGAGGAACTTACCCCGGCCTGGCGCTGGAAGACCGAGGCCTATGTCACGCAACCCGTGCGTGACGGGCGCCTGGCGGGCGATCTTTATATTAAGGGTTACGGCGACCCCTATCTGGTGATCGAGCATTTCTGGCGCCTGCTGCGTGCGCTGCGCGCGGCGGGCCTGGAAACCATCGATGGCAATCTGGTGCTTGACCAGAGCCACTTTGCGCGTGAAGCGGGCGATGCCGCCGATTTCGATAACCAACCGCTGCGCGCCTACAATGTCCTGCCGAATGCCTTGCTGGTCAATTTTCAGGCGGTGAATTTCCGCTTTATCCCGCAGTTGTCAGTCCAACGTGTTCAGATTATTGCCGATCCGCTGCCGGCGAATGTCGAGCTGGAGAATCGCGTGGTGCTGGCCGATGCGGTGTGCCGCGGTTGGGCGCACCGGCTTGGCATGAAGGTGCGCCATGAAAAGGACCGCACGCGCGTGGTTTTCAGCGGCACCTATGACGCCGGCTGCGGCAACAACGAGCTGTTCCGCGTGGTGTCCGAGCCCGCGCCGTATATTCTCGGCCTGTTCCGCTTGCTGTGGACGGAACTGGGCGGGCGTTTTGCGGGCGATGTGCGTGAGGCTACGGTCCCGGCCGAGGCCACGTTGTTCCACACCTCTTATTCGCCGCCGCTGGCGGACATCGTTCGCTCCATTAACAAGTACAGCAACAATGTCATGGCGCGTCAGCTGTTGCTGACGCTGGGAGCCGAAAAGGCCGGAACGCCCGGTACGACGGATAAGGGTATTCAGGCGGTAAGCGAGTGGCTTAAGCGCCGTAATCTCATTTTTCCGGAACTGGTGCTGGAGAACGGGGCGGGGCTTTCACGCGAAGAGACGATCTCCGCGCGCCATCTGGGACAAGTATTATTGGCCGGTTGGCGCAGTCCGTACATGCCGGAATTCATTTCCTCGCTACCCCTCGCAGCCATGGATGGGACCTTGCGCCGGCGCTTCAACAGTGGGGCGCTCGAGGGACAAATGCATCTCAAAACCGGCAGCCTGAACGATGTACGCAGCGTGGCGGGTTACGTGCTGGACCGCGCTGGCCGGCGTGTGGTGGTTGTCTGCCTGCATAATCAGGCTCGGGCCGACACCGCTGCCGGCGAGGCGGTGCAGGAGGCGGTGCTTCAATGGGTCCATGAGCGGCCCTGATATTTCAGCACTGGACAGTCCTTATGGTATGGTCAATCCTTAAGTTTTGGCGGTCACGACGGACACACACAATGGCGACCAAATACGTTAATGCGGTAATCTCGGAAGAAAACAACGATAACAGTCTGCCCGTGCTGGACGGCACGCTCGGACCCAGCGCGGTGGACATCCAGTCTTTGTACTCCCGAAACGGCCTGCTGGCCTACGATCCCGGGTTCCGCTCCACCGCCGCCTGCAAGAGCAGCATTACTTTCGTGGACGGCGACAAGGGTGTGTTGCTTTATCGCGGGTACCCGATCGAGGAGCTGGCCGAACACAGCGAATTCATCGAAGTGGCCTATCTGTTGATGCATGGCGAATTACCCAACGCCACGCAACGCAAAAAATTTGACGACGCGATTGGCAGCTACAACCTGCTGCATGAGCAGGTGCTCTCGTTTTACCGTGGTTTCCGCCGTGACGCCCACCCCATGGCAGTTATGGTCGGTGTGGTCGGCGCGCTGTCGGCGTTTTATCACGATGTCATGAACATGCGCGACGCCGATGACCGTGAACTGGCGGCCATCCGGCTCGTTGCCAAAATGCCGATGCTGGCTGCGGCCAGCTACACTTATTCAATCGGCCGCCCGCAACGCTATCCGAACAACACGCTCGACTACGCCTCGAATTTCCTGCAAATGATGTTCGGCGCGCCGAACCGGGACTACGTCGTCGATCCAGTCTTAGCGCGCGCGCTCGACGTTATCCTGATCCTGCACGCTGACCACGAACAGAATGCCTCAACCTCCACGGTGCGGCTGGCCGCCTCCAGCGGCGCCAATCCTTTCGCCTGCATCGCCGCCGGCATTGCCTCGCTTTGGGGCCCGGCGCACGGCGGCGCCAACGAGGCCGTGCTCAAGATGCTGATGGAGATCGGCAGCGTGGAGAACATCCCGAAGACCATCGACCGCGCCAAGGACAAGAGCGATCCCTTCCGCCTCATGGGTTTCGGCCACCGTATCTACAAGAATTTCGATCCGCGCTCGCTGGTCATTCAGAAGCAGGCGAAAAAGGTTTTGGCGCATCTCGGCAAGGACGACCCGCTGCTGGAAATTGCCATGCGGCTGGAGGAGATCGCGCTCAAGGACGAATACTTCATCGAGCGCAAGCTGTACCCGAACGTGGATTTCTACTCCGGCATCTTGCTGCGCGCCATGGGCTTCCCCATGACCATGTTCACCGCCGTGTTCGCGCTGGCGCGTACGGCCGGCTGGGCCAGCCACTGGCTCGAGCTGCAGGGCGAATCCCACGGCATCGATCGTCCGCGCCAGATTTACGTCGGCAAGACCCTGCGGCATTATTCGAAGAAAAAATAAATCCCTGTGTTGAGCTGGGCGATTTATCCGGACCTGCGTTTATCCAGACTCAAAGGACTTTTTGCCATGAAGAAATATCTTTGGTTCGTGCTGGCGGGAATCTTGCTCGGTGGTTGCGCCTCGTATACCGCCACCTCCGGCCGGGTAGTCATCAAGGATGACGGCAAAGCTGCCGACAAAGCTGTCGAGATTCGGCTCATCCCCAGCGATCGTGCGCTGATCAAGGATTACTACCGGAAATCCCCCGTCGCGAATACCGCTCCAGGGTCGATGCCTTTGATCAGGGGCGGCAACCTTCTGGCGGACGTCAAGGTGGAACCCCTGCCGCCCGTGCTGGAACGGAAACTATCGTCATTACCGACCACCCATGTGCGCTGGATAACTGGCCGCGACGTCATTCTTGTTGAAAAGAAAACGCGCACCATCGTGGATGCGATTTACGACGTGACGAAATAGCGCGTCACTTTTTTATCAAGAATCTCCCGACTAGGGCGCGGCGTTTTTCGTAGGCCTCGCGCGCAATCGCCACGTCTTCCAGAAAGTAGGGCAACTCTTCCAGCAGCAACGCCTGCGGGCCGTCGACCAGGGCCTTGGTCGGCACCGGATGGAAATCCACCAGAATCATGTTGGCGCCGGCGATCACGCCCTGCGCGGTGACATGCGAAATATCGAGCATGCCATCGGGCGCGCGGTCGCGCGTGCCCACCGAATGCGAGGGATCGATGCACACCGGCATGCGCGTCAGGCGCTTGATCACCGGCACGTGCGCGAAGTCGACGAAGTTGCGGTGCGGATCGCCCATGTTGGTCTTCATGCCGCGCAGGCCGAAGACAATATTCCGGTTGCCTTCGCTGGCCAGGTATTCGGCGGCGTTCAGCGATTCCTCCAGGGTGATGCCGAAGCCGCGCTTGAGCAGCACCGGCAACTCGCGCTGGCGTCCGACGATTTTCAGCAGTTCAAAATTCTGGGTGTTGCGCGTGCCGATCTGAATCATCACGCCGGTAGGTTTGCCGGTCTTGTGCAATGCCTCCTGGATTTCGATCAGATGTGAGTCGTGGGTGATCTCCATGGCGATCACCTTGATGCCGTATTTTCCAGCGAGCTCGAACACCCACGGCAGGCACTCCTTGCCATGGCCCTGGAAGGAATAGGGATTGGTGCGCGGCTTGTACGCGCCCATGCGCGTGCATACCTGGCCGTTATCGCGCAATGCCTTCAGCATCATCTCGACATGAGTCGGATTATCCACGGCACAGAGACCGGCGAAGACGTTGAGATTGTCCTGGCTGAATTTAACGCCGTTGTACTCAAAGCCGGTCTGGCGGCCGTCGTCTTTGTGCCGTCCCAGGATGCGGTATTCTTCCGAGATGCGCACCACGCGCTCCACGCCTGGCAGACTTTCGATCTCGGTTTTGTCGAGCGAGGCGGTGTCGCCGATGAGATAAATTTCCGTGAGCGTTTGCAGCGTGCCGATTTCCTGGTGGACGCGTGTTTTGATGTTCGGTTTGTGCGCCAGAAAATCGAGAATCTGCCGGTATTCCGGAGTTTTTTCTCCCAGATTGGGTTTGAGGATAACGATCATGCGACTTTTCCTTTATTATTCAATACGGCTCAAGGCTGGGTATTTTAACAATTTAACCGTGAAAGATATGTTTACAATGAGCCTCAACTCCGCATGAGCCTGAAAGCCGTCAAATCCCCGCCCTACGCCCTGGACCGCGCCACCCTGGAACGCGAGGTGCGCGTGGATACCTATCGTGCCTCCGGCCCAGGCGGGCAGCACGTAAACCGTACCGAATCGGCGATACGCCTGACCCATGCACCTTCGGGGGTGGTGGTGACGGCCACGGAGAACCGCTCCCAGATCCGCAATCGCGCCATCGCCTTCGAGCGTCTTGCACTGAAATTGCGCGCACTAAACCGCGTACGCAAGCCGCGCAAGGCCACCCGCATCAGCCGGGGAATGAAAGAACGCCGGCTGGACGCCAAGAAGCGACGTGCCGCCCTGAAGCGCGAGCGATCACACCGCCGCGAGGAATATTAGCGTTTGCTCAAGCGTCTTCCGGCTGAATTGTTTTGCCCGGGGAGTTGACGTAGGATGTTTTTACACCAGCCCCACCGCAGGGCGGGTGGTTTTAGTTCCAAATAATAAAGGGGGATGTATGCAAACCGGTACCGTGAAGTGGTTCAATAACGCGAAGGGTTATGGTTTTATCACCCCGAGCGACGGCAGTGAGGATGTGTTTGTGCATTTTTCCACCATCGAAGGAGACGGTTACAAGAGTCTGAACGAGGGGCAGCAGGTCGAGTTTGAGCACGCTCAGGGACCGAAGGGCAAGCAGACCACGCGCGTTCTCCCCCGCTGAAATACCGACAGGAAACAGCATTTGCAATTTCCGGCCCCGCCACCGTGCGGGGCCTTGTTTTTGTGCATGGCGCCCGGCGCGTTCCACGCTGGCGTGCCGTGGGCGTTTTACTACACTTGAGAGAAGACATTCCCGTTCGCATCGCATGAACTGGCTGGGCAAGACACTGACGCGGAAGTTCATCATCCTGCTCGCCGGGTTTCTGGCGTTGCAGGCGCTCCAGCTCGGCATCGGCATATTCGGTATCCTGCATGTCGGCGAGGAGGGCACGGCCATCAACGAGGCCGGCCGTCAGCGCATGCGCATGTATCATCTGTTGTTTCTTACGCACGAGGCTCTGGAATACCATTCCTGGCCGAGTGAGGGGCGCAAGATCGTGGATGGCATTCTTGCCGACTACGACGCCGAGTCCGACCGCCTTGATGCGCTGGCCGGTAAGTCGGCGAAGTACGAAAAATTCCGGGAAGCCGTTACCGCCGTGCGCGCTCACTGGGACGGGGAGCTGAAACCGCTGTTGCTGGCGCTCGATCCGTCAAACCCTCAAGCGGCGTTGGCAACCTTGGCCCGTTTCGAGGCCCAGGTTCCCGGGCACGTGAGACATCTGGAGGAGGTCATGAGCCTGATGGAGCTGGATGCCGCCGAGGATGCTCGCGAACTCGCCATTTTTCAGGCCGTTATTCTTGGATTGACCCTGCTCCTCGGCGCGGTCGGTTTTGCCATGGCCCGCTATGTCGTGACTCTGCCGCTGCGGCAGCTGACGGAGGCAACACGTTCCATCGCCGCCGGCGCCTATGACAGGCGTGTCGTGATTTCCTCGCGCGACGAAATCGGCGAGCTGGCCGGCACCTTCAACCGTATGGCGGAGGCCATCGGTGCAAAGACCTCGCGTATCGTTGCCCTGAACGAGATTGCCATTTATCTCACCTCAAAATTGTCATTGCGTGAGTTGCTGGATGAAATCATGAACCGCGGCATGCAGTTGACCGGCGCGCAGGCCGCCTGCATCGCTTTTTTCGATCAGAAGACGAGCCGCTTTAAAGAATGGGTCACGCAAGGTCTGTCGGACCATTTTGTTAAGAACATGTCTTTCCGCCCCGGTGGCCTGGCCCATGAGGCTTTTACTACTACTACTACTACTACTACTTCGGTCGGTACTTACATCCTCAGCAACGACCGGCCCGAGACAAAACACAAACTTTCCCGGCTGACGCACGAGGAAGGCATCCAGTCGTTCACCTGCCTGCCGCTCACGAGCCACGCCAGCCGGCTGGGCGTGATTTATTTCTACCGCAAGGACCGCGATTTCTTTTTGCCGGATGAAATCGAAACTCTGAACACCTTCGCCCACCTTGCCGCCGGCGCAATCGAGAACGCGCAGTTACAGGAGCAGACGCAGGACCTCGCCGTCACCGACAAGCTCACCGATCTGCGCAACCGCCGGTTTTTCGATCAGCGGCTGGCCGAGGAAATCCAGTATGCCATAAGGGATGAAAAGCCCCTTTCGCTGTTGCTGCTCGATATTGATGATTTCAAGCGCATCAATGACACCTATGGGCATGCTGCCGGCGACAAGATGCTCCAGACTTTGGGCCGCACACTTTCGGGCCAGTTGTGGCAGGTTGACGTCGCCGCCCGCTACGGCGGAGAGGAGTTCACCGTCATTCTCCCAGGAACGGATTTCAATGCCGCGAGGCGCGTGGCTGAACGCCTCCGGCAGTCTGTCGAGGGTGCGACGACCCGCCTGGAGGGCGGTCGCACGATCAGTATGACGGTCAGCATTGGCATTGCCTGTTTCCCGCGTTGCGGGGACTCGGCGGAAAGCCTGGTCGAGCACGCCGACCAGGCTTTGTATACCGCCAAGCGCGAGGGCAAGAACCGCGTGTGTCTGTACCGTGAAATTCTCAAGTCAAGACTGGAGCAGAATCCGGATGAAATCGTAATGTTGCTCAAACAGGGCCTGGAGAATATTCAGCCCATTGTTACGGCTGTGTCCGCCAAGGCGGCGTTTCTTCACGAACACATGGCGCTGGTTGTCGATACGGCGATGCGGCTGGCGGATGTGCTCACGCTTAACCGGGAGGATCGTGAAACGTTGCGCCTCGCGGCGCAGTTGCATGAGATCGGCATGATCACCATATCCGACGAGGTCCTGAACAAGCGGGGCGCGCTAACCACCGAGGACTGGGCGCTGATCCGGCAGCACCCCGCCACCGCTGCCGGATTCCTGGAGCAGGTGCCCGCCTTGTGTCACCTCGCGCCGGTTGTCCGTCATCATCATGAGCGTTATGACGGCGGCGGCTATCCCGACGGGCTCAAGGGTGAGGCCATTCCCTATCTGGCGCGGGTACTGACGGCCGCGGACACCTATGCCGCGATGATAGGCGAATGGATCGGGCATAAGGCCAAGCCGGCCGCTGTGGCCAAAGCGCAGTTTACAGAATCCGCCGGGACCCAGCTTGATCCGCGGATCGTTTTGGCGTTTGTACAGGTGCTGGATAAGGAGCAGGCACAGACAGACTGAGTGCGCGCGGCGGAGGGTGTGCGCGACGCCGGAATCGGGGCCGGAGCCCCAGCTCCCGACGTTATCCCGATGTCCGCTCCAGCGCGACGGCATAGAATCCGTCGGTGTGATGGCGGTGCGGGTACAGCCGCAGGACGTCGTCCTCCATCGTCAGCGGCACGTGCCGTCGCTCCAGTATCTCGTTTACCGGGATCATGCGAAAGTCCGGGTGTTCTGACAGGAATTTTTCCACGATGTCATCGTTTTCTTCTTTCAGCAAACTGCATGTCGCATATACCAGCCTCCCTCCGGGCTTGAGCAGCTCGGCCGCGGCGGCCAGGATGCGCTGCTGGGTGTCCGTCAGCTCTGCCAGGTTGATGTTGCGCCATTTAATGTCGGGATTGCGTCGCATCGTGCCGGTACCCGAGCAGGGCGCGTCTACCAGTACGCGGTCAATTTTCCCCTTCAGACGTTGCACACGCGCATCGCGTTCATGGCTTATCGTGACCATGCGGACGTTGTTCAGTCCGGCGCGCCGCAGCCGTGGCTTGAGCCGGTCCAGCCGCTTGGCCAGTACGTCGAAGGCATACACCGTGCCGGAGTTGGCCATGAGCGCCCCCAAGTACAGCGTTTTTCCGCCGGCGCCGGCGCAGAAATCCACGACCATTTCCTGCCGTTTCGGCTCCAGCATCAGCGCCAGCAACTGACTGCCTTCGTCCTGTACCTCGAATAATCCCTCCTTAAAACAAAGCGTCTTGAAAATCGGCGCGCGCTCACGGCGTCGCAGACCGGAAGGCGAGTAGGGCGTAACCTCGCACGAAAACCCTTCTTGCGTGAGCCGCGTCTGGACCTCATCGCGTTTGGCCTTGATCGTGTTAACGCGCATGTCCAATGGCGCGGGCTGATTCAGCGCCTGCGATAACGCCAGCGTTTCCGCATCGCCGTATTGCGCACGCAATAGTTCCGCCAGCCAGTCCGGCATGTTCGCTTGAATGGCAAATGGCAGCGTGGTTTTGTCGAGCGTGCGCGCACGCTCCACCATCCCGCGCGCATCGCCCCGGAATCCCGTTTCTTCAAGTGCGCGGGCGCTGTAGTCGTGTGTCAGCAGGTATGCCGCCACCACATCCAGCAGCAGAGAGTTACCGGCAATGTGCTCCAGCCAGCGTTTCTCGCGCAGACAGCCGTAAACCGTCTCCGCCACGAAGCCGCGATCGCGCACGCCCATATTCTTGTGCGTTCGGAAATAACCCTCCATCTGCCGGTCGGCGGGTATTTTTTCGCTGAGAATGCGTTCCAGCAGCTCAGCGGCGGAATGGAGCAGGATGGGTTTGGCCATGGATGAATGTGGGAAAGGCTGCGGATGCGAATCGCAGCGGGATTATTTGCCGTAGCGCTGGAGCAGATCCTGATAGGCGTCTATGCGCCGGTCACGAAAGAAGGGCCAGATACGGCGCACGTCTTCGGATTGTTTACGGCTGATTTCCGCCACCAGGACCTCGGGCTTGTCGCTTGCGGCCTGCGCGAAATATTCTCCCTGCGGCCCGGTAATAAAACTCGAACCCCAGAATTGAATTCCTGACGTGCGGCCTGAAGGGTCCGGTTCGTGCCCCACGCGGTTGCAGGTGACGACAGGCAGGCCGTTGGCGATGGCATGCGCACGCTGGATGGTTATCCAGGCCTCGCGCTGGCGGCTTTTCTCGGCTTCATCGTCGCGCGGGTCCCAGCCGATAGCAGTAGGGT
It encodes:
- a CDS encoding UvrD-helicase domain-containing protein — its product is MPKLNPPQKAAVQYVNGPLLVLAGAGSGKTSVITRKISWLIRDYGIAPRHIVAITFTNRAAREMKSRVSDLMNGEYSKELLISTFHTFGLKILREHLSDIGYRPGFSLYDGEDSQALLSKLLRGQYTGKINPAEAVRHQISLWKNNLVSPAEAPLTAGGETIQDVAARIYGEYERHLQAYNAMDLDDLILKPVRLLQEHPELLAEWRQRVRYLLVDEFQDTNLCQYQLVKLLAGDRGALTVVGDDDQSIYAWRGAHPENLKQLQQDFPLLKVIKLEQNYRSSGRILKAANALIANNSHLFEKSLWCDRDYGESLRVLRARGEEHEAERVISELLNHKFKNNTDFRDYAILFRENNQSRVLERVLRERRIPHFQSGGTSFFDKTEIKDVMAYLRLLCNPGDDNAFLRVINTPRREIVPATLELLSAHAAELNTSLLQASMDPGIDTKLTARQETTLRGFTHWLMEMITKSEDDEPGKLVCDMLTDLHYEDWLKDICNDQKIAQRRMENVLELVGWIQRLARQEEDLTLSDLVARLTLSGILDKGDQENPGDLVSLMTVHAAKGLEFPHVFIVGMEEGLMPQHQNKSEAGVEEERRLAYVAMTRARQTLTFSFVDRRKRGGEVIICESSRFLRELPSDDLKWEEPDREPDAQAMLGRADIHVANLRNMLGNS
- the dacB gene encoding D-alanyl-D-alanine carboxypeptidase/D-alanyl-D-alanine-endopeptidase, which encodes MKQMMRWKFAMLVALGLCGLGPVSAVWAEADRLPEPVAAALKRHGFPTRGLSLYVQEIGQDEPVLSIAANQPRFPASTIKLLTTLAALEELTPAWRWKTEAYVTQPVRDGRLAGDLYIKGYGDPYLVIEHFWRLLRALRAAGLETIDGNLVLDQSHFAREAGDAADFDNQPLRAYNVLPNALLVNFQAVNFRFIPQLSVQRVQIIADPLPANVELENRVVLADAVCRGWAHRLGMKVRHEKDRTRVVFSGTYDAGCGNNELFRVVSEPAPYILGLFRLLWTELGGRFAGDVREATVPAEATLFHTSYSPPLADIVRSINKYSNNVMARQLLLTLGAEKAGTPGTTDKGIQAVSEWLKRRNLIFPELVLENGAGLSREETISARHLGQVLLAGWRSPYMPEFISSLPLAAMDGTLRRRFNSGALEGQMHLKTGSLNDVRSVAGYVLDRAGRRVVVVCLHNQARADTAAGEAVQEAVLQWVHERP
- a CDS encoding citrate synthase, whose translation is MATKYVNAVISEENNDNSLPVLDGTLGPSAVDIQSLYSRNGLLAYDPGFRSTAACKSSITFVDGDKGVLLYRGYPIEELAEHSEFIEVAYLLMHGELPNATQRKKFDDAIGSYNLLHEQVLSFYRGFRRDAHPMAVMVGVVGALSAFYHDVMNMRDADDRELAAIRLVAKMPMLAAASYTYSIGRPQRYPNNTLDYASNFLQMMFGAPNRDYVVDPVLARALDVILILHADHEQNASTSTVRLAASSGANPFACIAAGIASLWGPAHGGANEAVLKMLMEIGSVENIPKTIDRAKDKSDPFRLMGFGHRIYKNFDPRSLVIQKQAKKVLAHLGKDDPLLEIAMRLEEIALKDEYFIERKLYPNVDFYSGILLRAMGFPMTMFTAVFALARTAGWASHWLELQGESHGIDRPRQIYVGKTLRHYSKKK
- a CDS encoding peptide chain release factor-like protein codes for the protein MSLKAVKSPPYALDRATLEREVRVDTYRASGPGGQHVNRTESAIRLTHAPSGVVVTATENRSQIRNRAIAFERLALKLRALNRVRKPRKATRISRGMKERRLDAKKRRAALKRERSHRREEY
- a CDS encoding cold-shock protein, translated to MQTGTVKWFNNAKGYGFITPSDGSEDVFVHFSTIEGDGYKSLNEGQQVEFEHAQGPKGKQTTRVLPR